In one window of Candidatus Avedoeria danica DNA:
- a CDS encoding VWA domain-containing protein gives MDHLAIEILPKAQGDHVVIMTDGGMIESRDASNWIEIDPPIPFPTAVAPDNHYYGRGRPLPALHATMNGNERLVVTNRLNAGNIAIIDLESRTAQTATLAPDIPFTGGVAFNNGWVNRNLLAVHADSFIAVYELSAVPAGDPLFEPARPYVAREVARLSIGRPFDAEWWRSRALTEAPMGPSYSIAWSTSGQYIIAASSEEVGGGDFAVIEVLDNGHRLEQRRMLAASTTSNSFPGDIWTANGRIGPSATPTSSPTPTRTSSLTPTATDTPTPTPVPATLTPTTVPSSTATATPTHLPAPIYLPLALTESCTPSQRHVDIALAIDASSSMTEPTAAGRTKLAAAVDAARTFLGTLRLAEGDQAAIVTFNSDAWLLQPLTDDRAALDAALASIATASLTRLDRAIAVAAEALADPALRRAENAAAMIVLTDGRANPVPADVAVAEAARAKAAGVTVFTVGVGYDLDVDALRAIASGPADAFVAPDAEALAGIYASIAVRLPCPVGVFWGRR, from the coding sequence TTGGATCGAAATTGATCCCCCGATCCCTTTTCCGACTGCTGTCGCGCCTGACAATCATTACTATGGCCGCGGACGACCGCTTCCAGCACTTCATGCCACGATGAATGGCAACGAACGACTCGTCGTGACCAATCGCCTCAATGCCGGTAACATCGCCATCATCGATTTGGAGAGTCGCACCGCACAGACGGCAACGCTAGCGCCCGACATTCCGTTTACGGGCGGCGTCGCGTTCAACAATGGCTGGGTGAATCGCAATCTGCTCGCAGTACACGCTGACAGCTTCATAGCAGTGTATGAACTGTCCGCAGTACCGGCTGGCGATCCATTGTTTGAGCCCGCGCGTCCCTACGTTGCGCGTGAAGTGGCACGTCTGTCCATCGGACGGCCGTTCGACGCCGAGTGGTGGCGTTCACGGGCCTTGACTGAGGCCCCAATGGGCCCGTCGTACTCCATCGCGTGGAGCACAAGCGGCCAGTACATCATTGCCGCTTCGTCCGAAGAAGTCGGTGGCGGCGACTTCGCCGTCATCGAGGTGCTCGACAACGGCCACCGCCTCGAGCAGCGACGCATGCTCGCCGCATCGACCACGAGCAACAGTTTCCCCGGCGACATTTGGACCGCCAATGGCCGAATCGGCCCCTCGGCCACGCCCACCTCGTCCCCCACACCAACACGGACATCATCGCTGACGCCAACCGCGACCGATACACCAACACCGACTCCCGTGCCGGCAACTCTCACGCCGACCACCGTTCCATCATCGACCGCCACCGCCACCCCAACGCACCTCCCCGCCCCGATCTACCTCCCCCTCGCCCTCACCGAATCCTGCACCCCCTCCCAACGCCATGTCGACATCGCCCTCGCCATCGACGCCTCGTCGTCCATGACCGAGCCCACCGCCGCCGGCCGCACCAAGCTCGCCGCCGCCGTCGACGCCGCCCGCACGTTCCTCGGCACGCTCCGGCTGGCCGAGGGCGATCAGGCCGCGATCGTCACGTTCAACAGCGATGCCTGGCTCCTCCAGCCGCTGACCGACGACCGCGCCGCCCTCGACGCCGCGCTCGCCTCCATAGCCACGGCCTCCCTCACCCGCCTCGACCGCGCCATCGCCGTCGCCGCCGAGGCGCTCGCCGACCCGGCGCTGCGCAGGGCCGAGAACGCCGCGGCGATGATCGTCCTAACGGACGGCCGTGCGAACCCGGTGCCGGCGGACGTGGCCGTGGCGGAGGCGGCGCGGGCCAAGGCGGCGGGCGTGACGGTGTTCACCGTGGGCGTCGGGTACGACCTGGACGTGGACGCGCTGCGGGCCATCGCGAGCGGGCCGGCGGATGCGTTCGTGGCGCCGGATGCGGAGGCGCTGGCGGGGATTTACGCCTCGATCGCGGTGCGGCTGCCTTGTCCGGTGGGGGTGTTTTGGGGAAGGCGGTAG